CTTTGGAGCCCCTACCATTAAAAACATTGTTGACTACCATCATTCTTTCATCCAGGTGTTTGTTGCAACAAAGTCCTCACATGCTAAGTGAGGGGTTGCAAGTTCTTAGAATCTCATCTGGGTACAATTATCATGGCCTGTAGCTTAGCAACTTCTGAGTGCTCACCTGGCTAATTACTTGAGAAGACCATGTGTTCTGTGCGACAACTCGTTATTTAATCTACAGAAAGTGGAAAAAGTTGGAATTcttttcatttggaatttttctCTATTCTAGGGAGGATTTGCTGCTGAATGAAGATATTCATTCTATCATGTGAGAGGAAAGTCTTACAATGGGGAAGCgttgtaataattatttattttactaagaTCATAGTAAAATTAATGTGGAGCGATGTTTGTGGTTTATTTTgctaagtaaataaattaattgctcactataactcttttttaatataaaatattctctccTCAACCTTAGATTCCTATCAAAATTGCCATTAGTAACACTTGATGGCCAGTGTTTTGTGAACATGACATCTCAAAGTCGATCTGGGTCAGATGGATCGAGAGCTTTCGTGCAATAAGGACCACAAGTAAATTTGAAGATCACATTTAATCAATgacaaatttattctttaattatattGACCAGCACAGAAGAAACTTAGGGTCAACTAGTTACAACTTTAACATGTACCATATAAGTGATTTCTATCTTGATTTGATTTTCGGCGTTTCAACACTTAAGTTTAAATTTAATGTCCATCAATCTTCCAAGATTATCAAGACCAAGGGCCGATGATAATGATGGTGGATACAAAACACAGGACCAGCAAACATGTAAAATATTAGACAATTTATTGGAACTTAGTTTTacactttcattcaatttattctaCATTTACACGAAATTCTGTTCAACTATTAACACTTGACTAAGTCAGTGATGACTTTCGTAACCATCAGGAAGTGGATTGGTGTGAGGGTTGTGGAACAAAGTTTTGGTGCCATCGCCCCATGGAAAGCgcttgaaaagaaaaagttttttaaatttataaattcataaagCAAAGTCAATGAATACCAACCAATACGTGACCTCTTTACCTTTTCTCGCTTCCTCAGATGCTCATACGGGACAAACTCAGGAGGCTCGTGGGGGTGTGCTTGATCTCTCAAATATGTATGAACAGCGCACAGCAACACAGCAGGAATAGCGACGAAGAAGCTTAGCTTCCTCCATAAATCCATGCCACCTAAGAAAAAGATAGTGCGAGAAGTTGATAATAGACATATGGCTATCACGACTCAGTTAACGAACAAATTTCTTATTACAGTAGTCATAATAACTTATAGATACATACCTGCATGCCCAGCAGTAGCGGATGGGCCTTCAGCCGCAGATAAATTAACTGCGGTGGTAATTCTACGGCTAACCAATCTTCCTAGTAGTCCGGCCATTTTTCCTTCGTCTTCGGACAAGAAAGATCAATTGTTGAATAGCGAAATACGAATACTCACTAGTCAACACCATAGGATATTGGTAATAAGTATTCGTAATTTTAGGTAAAACTGTGTTTTCATAGCAattcgaataatattttttaattatttgtagcACTTAAGAGCACCTCctacttttcttttaaaaatatccaaCCCTTACATGAATACAACAGTCTTTTCAAGAATATGGCGGATGTTTGATTTGTGATGATAAGTACGTAACGAATCGTTTTAGAGTATTCTCTGTGACGATGGGCAATGTTGTGCGAAATAGTATTGCGTAGGCGAGCTTAGGAGTCTTGAAATACCTAAATATCCAAGAAACTAGTCTAAATGCATCTTCTTTGTCTACCGACATGTTTGACATACTTCGAGAGATCCTGTAGAGTTAAACATTTCTTCAATGATACTTTTGCTTTCCCTTCGCTGACGCCGAATGTTTACATTTGTTATGAGTGCTAGGTCTAAATCGTCTGTTGGAAGTTGTATTCCTGAACTTCTGGGTTTGAATTCCTTTCGCCGAAGGTAAGAAATCAATGCATGCCTATGTTTGATTACATTCGCCCATATTTGACCAATACTGTGATAGTGATGAATTAATGCTTGCATTGATTTTAAACTATATTCAGAAGCCAGAATCACAGCACTACTGACGATTTTAGCTCATCCAAAACTGCATGGCCTGTTTCTTTGATCGAATCTATCTTCTTTCCTGAGTTTAAGAAAAAATGCCATGTCACAGCTCCTGAGTTTAAGGTAATGCCtctttttgtttgcattttttaaattttatttctttttttatttgctttgctGCGTCTATTTCAGGTGGTCGAAACAATATCAAAGGGAGCGTTTGGGAAAGTTTATAAAGTTGAAGATGATCTAGGGAAGGAGTATGCGATGAAAATATTGTCCAAAGCACAGGTAAGCTGTATAGCACCATGTTTATGGGTATTTCTTGTAATCATATGGACCTATAATTACCATATTCCAGGGAAGGGGCGTAATGTTTACCAGTCATCCATTAAATTactaaagcaatttttttatgattgatgGTGGTCCTGTAAGTGGCTGCCATTGCTGTCCTTCTCGTAGTAACAACAATGCATACTGTATTCCATCTGTATATAATGTTTAATCTTCCCAAGCGGCCACTTTTCGTTGGAACCAACCATAAATCATATGTAAACAATTTTAAGTCTGTATATTTTCAGTGGCTACCTCTGCTAACGACTTCCTATGCATCACTTTTGGCTAGCAGCTAATCCTTGAGTGACCATTCCCGGCCATcactttgaaaaaatactttgggatATCGTGTGAGAATTGCTCTCATACATCTATTCTAGAAAACGACATTCTTTAGAGAAGAGTGGGTGTCCTTGCAAATCTGTTTATTTTAGACCTCAGATTTCTTTGACAACTCCCCCTTTGTGGCATACAACCTTTGTTATTTCATTTATGCCATACTCatgactttaaaattttaaaattcaaggcTGATTATTATATCACTTATATAGATATTCTGTGAGTCAGTTGATGCTAATTTGTCATTATTCCATCTATATCCTTACTCTAATTAATCTAATTCTATTAATCTAACCCTGCTAGTGAAGTGTCCAGATGTCTGAGTGTGGGGATGTTGTTAGTCTGTTTTAATCCATTTCCGATACATCAGCTGCCTACAGGAATTAAGAGTGGAtaggaagaaaattttcattcacagtGTATCCATCAGATCGTTCTGCATTTCCCTTGGGAAAATGGTGATGCCCGTAATCCTTATCTGTGGAGCCCTTTCAAAAAAAAGATACTTTCTAAGCTACGAGATCTGTGATATAAATTTTTGCATCACTGCACAGAGTTCTCTGGTGTTATAGAATTACATCTATGCTCATCTCTTGTTCTCAACTCAGTGGGATGCCAGTCTCTTCCGTCTTCCACAAGTGTCTACCCTTCTACGGAATAGTGGGTGTTTTTGCATCAAAACCAGAGTACACAAACTTGTGGTCGGCTTCCCATCGGcttcattaaaattcaaaacaaaggttgagtTCCTGCCCATATTGAATTACATCTTGATGCGGCCgaacattgaaattttcatttgccTGTCACAAATTTATCTGGCTGTCCtatcatggacttccctcttcaaattaCAAGGAGGCATACTCACTTTCATTCTGTCTATAAATCCTAAAAGGTATTGTTGACTCTCCACATGATCATTTCAGAATCTGTTTAGGTAGTCATGATTCACAAGACGCAACTTTTgagtagttaaaatatttttttatcaaagattTGATATGAATTGCTTTGACAGCAGGTATTCGGTATTCAAAATGTGAGTTCCACAATAATCAACTGTAACTTAAGATCCTAATCATAGTGGTTTGAGCTGGTATAATTTCCCTGTATCTTCAGCAGCACTCTTAATTCATTTTCTCTTCAAAATTGTGTAAATGTTCAtgatgtgattttatttttttgctactcAGATCATCACTGACAATGCCATTAaacaggtgaaggatgaagtcaTGATCCAGTCAATGTGTGGTCATCATCCCTTCATTGTAGACTGTCCTTTCTTTTGGCAatcaaaaaaacaattatttattggTGAGTAGTTTGAATTCTCATTGCAAAATACAACAAGCAcctatttatttcagtttttactttttaatttgcaTGAAGGGAAAGATGGACAGGTAAATGCAAGTGGACAGGTAAATACCAATACAAGCTAACAGTGAACAGGGCAATACTGAAAGCAACTGTAGGAAAGGATGAGGAAAATGATGGCAATTTGCATGATAGTGTTCCTTGAGTCAAATGAGAAAGATAGCAAttgttttgaatgtttaatttagagccatatttttttctaaactttggcCAGGACTTTCATGACACCTGTTGTACCAAAAATGAGCTTTTCCACCTAAAAATTAGGGAAGGAAACTGGGCAAATGCACTGATTCTATTGGTCAATAGGAGAAACTATAAGAGAGTTTTGGACAAATGGCTAATTTTTAAACGTTTCAATTTCCCACAATGAAGAACTTTGCCCAATGGGCACTACTGAACAAAAAGAAAACACATTCTGAGCTTTTGAGAAAGCACAACTCACGAGCCGCATAATGAAAAGCAGTATGCTTGAGAAGGGTGAAAATGATCCAAGAACATCCTAGAAGAATACAGATAAAGAGCATCAAAAAACAGCCATGGAAATGCCAAATAAATATGACAAAGAAAGATAAGCATTGAAGAAAGGTTTACCCTGGAAGAAATCAACATAAACTTGTAAAAAGAGTGAACATGCTCCTATCCGGGCCTTCCTTTCCACAACTCCTGCAAACCGTGCAAAATGAAACACCTTCTATTGACACCTTAATCTTTTACTATGTCATTGACCTGTCTCACTAGGCACGTATGCACTTGAGGGGTAATTAGAACATCACGAGGTTAATAAACATTGTTTATGTTGACAACCAGACACCTCATAAATCAACACCTGCCCTTTTGTGAATGGACATGAAGATTCAtgccaaaactgaaaaaaaaccttCAGAAACAGTTCTCACCGTAAACAGTGCAAAGCTTGATTATTGCAATGAAATCTCTTGAGGTTaatcaaaatggaaatttagCCTGTCCCAAGTTACAGGACATGTTGctgtttttcttatcttttgccAGCGAATAACAAGGTGGGGGGAATAGACTGTATTGATCCCACATAGATCCCATTGGCTATCACATTTATGTGACCACCCGGTACCTCATGCTCGACTGGCCAAATGTCCTTACAGTTGGTCCTCTATTGGTGTATGGGAGAACTGAGTGATGTACCTTCCTGATTTATTCCCTGGATAGACTCTGAGACCCAGAGGGAGAGATACAGGTAAACTTCTGCCACAAGACACTGCCACCCACTTGGATTCTTAGTGACATGGAATTTTTATTGGCTAATTAAGAGGAAagtcaaattttgaaatacacaAAGATAATGATGCTTCATGTAGTTTTAgctttatttttctgtttgattCCCTCAGTTTTGAAAAATGTATCATCTGCCTTATCTAAAGTCATCTACTTTGTAAGAGCCATTTTTATTTGGTAAAAACTAGAggtgtgcgaatagtatccgcgaatactcgaatactagaaagtattcgatattcgaggtctcgaataattatgctaaaggtacgctctcgaatacttcgaatgctttgaatttcgcgccgtacactgtcgcacactgtcgttggtagttgactcggaaaataagagaataatagaatcgtgtttcacccttccctctttctcccccactgacctttttctgcctacctgctaccaagttccccatttctggtggtcaactgctgcatgagtaccgtgggatagttacattagcgcatttcccaagatccgctatccccctccattcagcactagccccccctctgaggctttcctcttctctgaaataaaaaaaggtcccagctcgcacagggatcataatacgaagaccttagcttcgaaaaaaatatcaagttatacgagaacaatagaaaggtgttttgcgcccccccttttctcacccatcgacctttttcagccaacctgcttcaaagttcccagtttctggaggtcaactgctgcatgaatcacctattagcccaaaaggtgtctagcAATGACTtccggcaattgatattacacctttattggactgaaatattagtaatgtgcgcgtaatttaaaaaagaataacaccaaacgcgacgcatttcggACTTTTTTTacgtgaggaaataaatgtcaaaatacgacggagacttagtattctggcgagactcgatatgagcagcagagcttctcggaagttgatgcggtatttttttccgaaaacatatataaagttacaattaatttatttattaatatatttatatatcattatttatctttatttaaaaatcttccctaggagatgaaactaccagagggagaaactcagtgccgtgggatagcaacatcagggcatttcccacgatccgctatacccctccattcagcactcgcctcaaccgcTATGatgatttcctcttctccaaaatcaaacaaaaggtcccagctcgcgcaggaatcgtattacgaagaccttagcttcttaaaaatatcaagttacacgagaacaataaaaacgtgtttcacaccctcccccttttctcacccactggcctttttctgcctacctgcttcgaagttccccatttctgaaGGTCAGCTTCTGCACGactcatctactagcccaaaaggtgtctaacaatgactttcggcaattgatattacacctttattggattgaaatattagtaatgtccgtgtaatttaaaaaagaataagaccaaacacgacgtatatctgactttatttaagcattttacgcaagaaaatataTGTCGGAAGGacaaagaaatacgacggagacttagcattctggcgagactcgatatgagcttcttggaagttgatacagtatttttttccgaaaacatataccaagtaaaatttatgagttatgctataaatctctattgtcacagtcacagacgaagggaaaCTCTCTCAGGaaatttggtttctccctgcttgcaattcgaattcatctgctatcTCGTGGGAACTTCcaaagatagactgaaaataattgaagaatatgCAGTGGAGAAgtgcgtgtattttgcaaaacacctcggattgtccgctagcacttgacagcaggagtgggggtaaagcgagctacctgttgaaaataagaagttggatgaagtcgagtatcagatgggcgtgccgctgaaatggcgtttaaGAATGTATACAGCAGaaagaaatccatcgtagcagtgtaaatgccaagacggcatgcaatcatttttcacaaggtggtgtgtccccttagaatatttgaaagagatgttagttgaatcaactatttgcccaattgtttccataaaattaaaatattccattaatcagctaaattcctgttcgaatcctttaaaggaaatcaaaattactccccaaaatcttgtgttccctgctgcataggcaaccgagtcaaacattcccgcattcatcatttagtattggaaattcgaggtattcgaaattcgaggtattatAATAtccgagcaatgatttaatatttgaatccgatattcgagttcgagaaatctgctattcgacccatctctagtaaaaaCTGTTAAGTATTACCAAGGACTGTTTCCCATCCTTGTTTTACCTTATTTCCAGAGACAGGTCAATCATTAACTTTCTTTGTAGGCCTGATTCCATAAAGGAGAAAAAGATATTGAATGACAGTAATTGATTTTAATCTAAATCTTTGAATGGTATGGTGATGCTGTGGTTTAAAATTTCGTTCCTTCACTATTTTCAAATTACTGCCTGCTGTCATATATGTATATGTGAGTAACAGTTGAGTAGATATAAAGTGGTAATTCTAGCAGATTTTGTGATTAGACAGCTGATATTTTGTTGCACCAAGAATACCAAGACATAGCTCAGGATTGAGTTCACTTTAGACCATGCTTCTCTAAACCTTATGACATCACAGTGAACTATCCTATAAACACTTATAATGCCCAAAAAACAATAGTTACTACTTCAATAGCACACATTATTtgtcaaaaacatatttttagaatAGGTCTCTTCCTAAGTAGGATCAAAATAAACAGTTCAAAACAGCTCTTTTAACTTTGCTTTCATAAGAAATTCAATGAATGCATTAAATAATTCATCTTTACTAATAAGTATATCATTTTATGTCAACTGCGTTAGCtattatttttaactgtacaaatatctccatttataatttttttctgagtatgtacctgcaaattggaatatcatttttgtttcttaaaatttcagTTAGTACATTTGTACCTGGAGGAGAGTTGTTACACCTTTGGAATAAGTATGGACCATTTCCAGAGGATGTGATTAGAGTTTTAGTTGCTGAAATTGCACTTGGCCTTGGTAAGACAATTTTTTAGTTCAAATCTTTATGAATTCATAAAATCTTCGTGTAATAAacttccattaaaattttgtcaatacctcCACATTGCGAAGTCACGgcagtgatcccaaaacttaCCCACGtatactataaaattaaaaaaatcatacctcTATTAGAAGTCTATAATGAACAAAGCTTGCATGAGGGCTTCAAGCAAGGAAGTGACCTTTGTGTCAtgaaatttcatttgataaatcCAGGGTTTACCTGAACACAGACCTTGAAAACCTGGtgaaattatgcttgaatttttagaACTTAGAATTTTTGCGGAATATATATGTATCTTGTGGCGGCTTTTGTGGcaattgtaatattttctgtTGTGCAAACTGtggtaaaatgtgatattttttaaaacaatatgcatgaaaacttggaattacgattatatttcatatttgtaaTTTTGTGGACATTCTCAAATCCTTGTCCTATgcaattttgtcaatttttctaaTGTACTTGTGTGTTCAAGATAATATACtgattttcttgtaattttgaTCTCATGCCTCGTATTTTGCATCATATATGTATAAAGTTGCCGTGGGCAGTGAAGTCAATTAGAAGTGCAAACCCCTACCAAGCCTCCATTGGTTTTTGTTATTTTAGTTTACCATTCCTCACTGACTGATCAGATATAGAACTAAGGTTTTTGATGTCATTTGTGTTACGATATGAAATTCGTCAAAGCTGGTTATGGCAGGCCCTTATTTAtcaaaattgggaaaaattaatgttttcctgCACTTGAAATAATCGAAGTGGAATGTttattcacatgctaaaatatttttacttttaatttctaGTATCCCTTGCCTCAAAGGTTTCTGCAATGCAAGATTGATATTAAACCTGCACCATTTAGAGACCTTCCCTCAATCCCCCTACCCTCCTGTCTGTGGTGTGtgaggaaaaattcttttttcagtgGCATCAGTATCTTGCACATTGTCACTTAAATGTGATGATTCTCATTGTCTATTACCATTATGTTACTTTAGAGGTTAGCATATTAATGATACTTTTGATTTGTGTGTCATGCGACTTGATTTTCTTGGATACTGTACTTGACTATTTTGGACTAGTCAAGTTGCCCCTGTCGGAGCAGTCGATAGTCTTTTTTCTGCCTTGTTTCTATCATCTAGCCTGTATCTGCATCACATGATAGGCCTTATTTGTAGGGTATAGCAAAGACTCCTGGTATTTTCAGTCTAGGCAGATCTTTTGCACTTAATGAATTAATTGACTCTTGGGAGAACAACCAATTTTCCaaccaaaatttctttttgaataaaaatttgccaaTTTTTCTGAGGAATATTCTCTAATTTCAAAAGGTTCAGTCCATATGGATTCAGGGAGGAGGGTTACCTTCATAGTCTCTGATGTtattgaatttaataaatgtcaaaatttttttggGACAAAAATGTTTTGgacaaaactaaaaaatatgtattgcttATTCTGTCCTGAAGTTTGACATATGTTAAATTCAATAACATCTGAGACTATGAAGGTAAGATTTTTTCTTCGGCTGCCTGAATGGATAGGGAGTAGGcaaaaaaattctgttgcaaAATCTGCTGAATCTTGTTTAAAAAGCATTATGAAATAATTCCTCAATTTACAGGACAGGATAATTAATGTTAGCCATAAATGTATGGAAAAGTAATTATTGGTTGATTTTAATTGATATGGTTgtacatattattaatttatttttaatatatttggtaatttggaaataaaaatgttatggaTAACTTAACAAGTGGTGAAGATTTTAATTGTCCTAttgtattcatgtttttttccaaatttcagattttttgcaCAATGCTGGTGTCATTTATAGAGATCTGAAGCTAGAAAATATATTACTTGATAGTGATGGGCATGTGCAAATAATTGATTTTGGTTTAGCCAAATGGCTCAAGCATGGAGCCCGCACCAGTACAATTTGTGGAACGCTGCAATACATGGGTAAattagttcttttttatttttttataaatttaataattatataatgtcACTAACTAAATCTGCGTATACATAATTTCATCAGTATGATATTATATGAGCTgagaaaaactataatttttctgTTCTTAGTTGCTTATGGTTATTGATCTGACAAGAGACgtatatacacccatgtctcgtatagcgcaatttcgattagcgcaatttcgatatagcgcaaattcgttcctcggggaaacattacaacgcagtgtagcctaatcaaaaatcttaaacgctctcgtgataaaacgtgaacttgcgctaagtgcacacgaaatttctatcattttacgcatattaacattattgcttgcctcaaatcttcttttttgtttatatattaatcaaaatccattgctgtgcaatggccaaaagtattactcgtcattgggtccagatagccccactgaagtaatttatctcgtctccttaacagaatgatgataaataatttagatcattaattaagcgtgaggctagtggaaatgattttttttcagcaatacagttggagacgtatttttgccgtcataggttatcggacgattgacttccaggtagaggtcTACGCTatagccttcaaggtcattggtaTTAACGAAGGGAGAAATGGAGCGTTGgccgagtggcgcatgaatagcatcaacacataaaagggtccgctatagagtctcaaacacaatgacttcgttccctccccgcagtcataggccttctgcatctcaggaatacagttcagcagtggaaggtgatatagatagagccatacagagtaaaaaccaagagaatatggcaaaaaataggaatgcatgtagaaaaatcaagaatttattaagaaaaactataaacctagaaggggaattgaaagaggtcgattgctttgaaaatggagagcgtcaaagatatattgcgcggaagtttaaacacacgatgccttattcttaataaagaccaagttaaaacatcagtgacctcagccgcaccaacttcaaccaagcggtctacacatacggaaagttcatagtgaatcagtacaaaaagacaagAGTGGTAAtagctccgagacatttagtgaaagctccggttggttccagaatttaaacggcaagcaggtattttcagtgcggcgatatcaggtgaatctgcaagtgttgatagcgcagtcaccgcaacattttctgatgaactccaagctgtgattgaaagtggctcctttccccctcaaccggtttttagtgttgacgagacaatattgttttggaaaagaatgcaatctcgttcattcattttcagggaaggaaaacctgggtcaggtttcaaggcatttaaagactgtttcacgtagctgcttatgactcggaggacttcaaattaaaatgatttgtcattcataaactccgctagctatgaaatggcattcaaagtagcattttcctatCATTtagatgagcgacaaaagggcctgagtgacacAATGTAGTTGTTTttagaaaagtttgaaaaatcgtcaattgccggcaatgcattacgatcccctgaaatagcagatgttagcccacccgcacgacaggagggaatttcaaaagcacgtaagaattttttttaacgtgaataaaagtctttgaatgcgtgcatactatctataaagatgttttaaactataaacatttatataaataatgttttctaaggctttttatgggaatatagatgttttagaggaaattcaatacccaagacctattctaccaggaacgcatccctatcttcccaatgttaaaacgctctcgtataacgcaaattcgtatagtgcaaagaccctaaggaacgcatcccttgcgctatacgagacatgggtgtaataaCCTTAGAAAGTGGATGTTTTTAAAATCCTTACATGCACGACAAATGAAACCCAACATTCTATATACCGTGGATGTTATGTTTGAAACATATAAATCATAACATAAtcttgaattattaaaattaaaaagaataaaattactcCAAGATCTTAAAAGTAATTAACTCTAAGCAGCAAGCTCCCACAACATGAGTATTCATATGAGAAAGATGGATTACCTCTGCAGTTGGTCATTACAAAACATTTATGTATTAGTTAAGGGACGTAAAATTTTTCACGCACCACCAGGAGACATTTGTGAGGTATTCCTGAAGTTCTACTGCATCATTTTCAGTCCTCATTGGGTGAAATAATTTGAGATCATCTGCATTTAACAAGTACTTAATGGAAGTCagcaaaagggtagtttcctattatttttttactgcctaaatcgaaatagcaatcaatgcatttagttttctttgatgaaggacactaccctattgaCCAATGTCATTTATAAAAAGTGAAAAGAGTAAAGAACCGAGATGGGAGCCCTGTGGAACTCCACTATGAACACCAAAAGATAGTGAGGTAGTTCCCAGGCCTTTAACACTGAGCCACGTATTGGAACTTTCAAGCCAGTTAAGCATGTTAACTACAATACCATATGCTTGAATTTTTGCAAGGAGAAGGGGATTGACAACTGTATCAAAAACTTTGCCGAGGTCACAGTAAATTACATCTACTTGGTTATTGTGCACAAGCATTTGAGAAACTTCATGCTGAAATACCAATAGATTGGTGGCAGTTGATTGGCCGGTAAGGAAACCATGTTGTTCATCAACCAGAAATTGATCAATCAGTGGACTGATTTTGTCTGCAACTAGGCTCTCCTGTACTTCAGTGAACACATTGAATTACAATTGGACGATAATTACTGACATCTTTTTTTGTCACCACTCCTGTGAATGGGGACAACATCCAGTTTTAAATGCATTAggatatattttgttaaaaataatgaaagatataTAGGCTAATGTGCCACTGCAATTTTTTACAAGCAGAAAATGGATGTTATCAGGTCGTGGACTTGaagatg
This genomic interval from Ischnura elegans chromosome 5, ioIscEleg1.1, whole genome shotgun sequence contains the following:
- the LOC124159182 gene encoding cytochrome c oxidase subunit 6A, mitochondrial-like, coding for MAGLLGRLVSRRITTAVNLSAAEGPSATAGHAGGMDLWRKLSFFVAIPAVLLCAVHTYLRDQAHPHEPPEFVPYEHLRKREKRFPWGDGTKTLFHNPHTNPLPDGYESHH
- the LOC124159181 gene encoding serine/threonine-protein kinase S6KL, translated to MFTFVMSARSKSSVGSCIPELLGLNSFRRRSQNHSTTDDFSSSKTAWPVSLIESIFFPEFKKKCHVTAPEFKVVETISKGAFGKVYKVEDDLGKEYAMKILSKAQIITDNAIKQVKDEVMIQSMCGHHPFIVDCPFFWQSKKQLFIVSTFVPGGELLHLWNKYGPFPEDVIRVLVAEIALGLDFLHNAGVIYRDLKLENILLDSDGHVQIIDFGLAKWLKHGARTSTICGTLQYMAPEILRMQPYTHSVDWWSLGVIFFALLHGSLPFDDSEVSMSPEYEPIEVPQIGAHCSPAAKDLLSRLLTTDPEKRLHSLLRLQGVSFYHKFSFKSVQEKKVSPLELLKSSAVPRVLITNQATFSMLSDVGVKPKSM